One Halovivax ruber XH-70 genomic region harbors:
- a CDS encoding enoyl-CoA hydratase/isomerase family protein — protein sequence MSDDEAGSDDQSTVGSDLSERSFETIDVEIGERTDHVATVTIDRPDARNALNGTVREELKTALPTLESDNRVRVVVLTGSSEAKAFVAGADVGELRERDLVAQREKSKRPRVYEVVDDLDMPVIARVNGHALGGGLELATACDVRIADERAKLGQPEITLGLIPGGGGTQRLPRLVGPGQAKRLILSGDVIGADEARDIGLVEDVCSPDTLDEVVYDLAGSMAANSPLALEYAKSALQASARMPLDRGIDYESELFVQLFATADKNEGIDAFFEDREPEWEGR from the coding sequence ATGAGCGACGACGAAGCGGGAAGCGACGACCAGTCCACCGTGGGGTCCGATCTCTCGGAACGATCGTTCGAGACGATCGACGTCGAGATCGGTGAGCGAACCGATCACGTCGCGACCGTGACGATCGACCGACCCGACGCCCGAAACGCCCTGAACGGGACCGTTCGCGAGGAACTGAAAACGGCGCTGCCGACACTCGAATCGGACAACCGGGTCCGCGTCGTCGTGCTCACGGGCTCGAGCGAGGCGAAGGCGTTCGTCGCCGGCGCGGACGTCGGCGAGTTGCGCGAGCGCGACCTCGTCGCACAACGCGAAAAGAGCAAGCGCCCGCGAGTCTACGAGGTCGTCGACGACCTCGATATGCCGGTAATTGCCCGCGTGAACGGCCACGCGCTCGGTGGCGGGCTCGAATTGGCAACCGCCTGTGACGTTCGAATCGCCGACGAACGGGCGAAACTCGGCCAGCCCGAGATTACGCTCGGGTTGATCCCCGGCGGTGGCGGAACCCAGCGGCTCCCGCGACTCGTCGGACCCGGTCAGGCGAAGCGACTGATCCTCTCCGGCGACGTGATCGGCGCCGACGAGGCGCGTGACATCGGCCTCGTCGAAGACGTGTGTTCGCCCGACACGCTCGACGAAGTCGTCTACGATCTCGCCGGGTCGATGGCCGCGAACAGTCCGCTCGCCCTCGAGTACGCCAAATCGGCACTCCAGGCCAGCGCCCGGATGCCGCTCGATCGAGGCATCGACTACGAGTCGGAACTGTTCGTCCAACTGTTCGCGACGGCCGACAAGAACGAGGGGATCGACGCCTTCTTCGAGGATCGAGAGCCGGAGTGGGAAGGGCGCTGA
- a CDS encoding 3-hydroxyacyl-CoA dehydrogenase family protein produces the protein MHVAVLGAGTMGQGIAQVAAQAGHDVVVRDIESEYVDDGIDEIESTLAAGVEREKVTPDAKSATLDRLSGTTDLEMAVEDADIVVEAVPEDVELKQETFASVEDVAGSETLIASNTSALSLTEIASVLERPERAIGLHFFNPVHLMALVEIVVPEQATDETVGTAREFVEGIEKTPITVRDSPGFASSRLGVALGVEAIRMLETGVASPRDVDQAMTLGYNHPMGPIELTDVVGLDVRLDILEHLREELGERFKPPQLLKQKVRAGKLGRKTGEGFYVWEDGEVVGVSGDTTSSVGAGQ, from the coding sequence ATGCACGTAGCCGTACTCGGTGCCGGAACGATGGGACAGGGGATCGCCCAGGTCGCCGCCCAGGCCGGCCACGACGTGGTCGTCAGAGACATCGAGTCCGAATACGTCGACGACGGCATAGACGAGATCGAATCGACGCTCGCAGCCGGCGTCGAACGCGAGAAGGTGACGCCCGACGCAAAGTCGGCGACACTCGATCGACTGTCCGGAACGACCGACCTCGAAATGGCAGTCGAAGACGCCGATATCGTCGTCGAGGCCGTGCCCGAAGACGTCGAGCTCAAACAGGAGACGTTCGCGTCCGTCGAGGACGTGGCGGGTTCGGAGACGCTCATCGCGTCGAACACGTCGGCTCTGTCGCTGACCGAAATCGCGAGCGTCCTGGAGCGGCCCGAGCGGGCGATCGGGCTCCACTTTTTCAACCCGGTTCATCTCATGGCGCTCGTCGAGATCGTCGTCCCCGAGCAGGCGACCGACGAGACGGTCGGAACGGCCCGCGAGTTCGTCGAGGGAATCGAGAAGACACCGATCACGGTTCGCGATTCGCCCGGCTTCGCGTCCTCGCGACTCGGCGTCGCCCTCGGCGTCGAGGCCATCCGCATGCTCGAAACGGGTGTGGCGTCCCCGCGTGACGTCGACCAGGCGATGACACTCGGATACAACCACCCGATGGGCCCGATCGAACTCACCGACGTCGTCGGGCTCGACGTGCGCCTGGACATCCTCGAACACCTCCGCGAGGAACTCGGCGAACGCTTCAAGCCGCCGCAATTGCTCAAGCAGAAGGTGCGCGCCGGAAAGCTCGGTCGCAAGACGGGTGAAGGGTTCTACGTCTGGGAGGACGGCGAGGTCGTGGGCGTGAGCGGCGATACGACGAGCTCCGTGGGGGCTGGCCAATGA